The Aurantiacibacter arachoides genome window below encodes:
- a CDS encoding heavy-metal-associated domain-containing protein — MMNAISLSRRFDARHRAIALAAALSLLALVAGAALWAQVSGDRGIAPVASSSDIAVGGIEVNTTGEDAEDARTNGYREAQRLAWEKIGGPEISDAQLDSLVAAIVVEEEHIGPRRYVARLGVIFDRQRAGSLLGAGGERARSAPMLTLPVMISGGTATMFETRNPWQRAWAEYQFGSSSIDYVRPAGSGGESLLLTYGQTGRRSRAWWNGILDQFGAADVIVPIADLTWQWPGGPVEGHFVARYGPDNRFLGEFTMRADSAAQLPAMLTRAVARFDQIFSAALAAGTLRPDPTLALENIEISPIVRAVLDEAARAESEDREAAAERTRQRDVEREASTPETVPTPEPTAAVSQVFAIQIATPDAAAYDNALSLIRGTPGITSANYTSTAVGGNSVMRVWYSGELATLADALRSRGWSVNVGQQALGISR; from the coding sequence ATGATGAATGCAATCTCCCTCTCAAGGCGCTTCGACGCACGCCATCGCGCCATCGCATTGGCGGCCGCGCTGTCGCTGCTCGCCCTGGTGGCGGGGGCGGCACTGTGGGCGCAGGTTTCGGGCGATCGCGGCATTGCGCCTGTCGCCAGCAGCAGCGACATCGCCGTGGGCGGGATAGAGGTGAACACCACCGGCGAAGACGCCGAGGACGCGCGCACCAACGGCTATCGTGAGGCGCAGCGGCTGGCGTGGGAAAAGATCGGCGGGCCGGAGATTTCGGACGCGCAGCTCGATTCGCTGGTGGCCGCCATCGTGGTGGAGGAAGAGCACATCGGCCCGCGCCGCTACGTCGCCCGGCTCGGCGTGATCTTCGATCGCCAGCGCGCGGGCTCGCTGCTCGGCGCCGGCGGCGAACGCGCCCGCTCGGCCCCGATGCTGACGCTGCCGGTCATGATCTCTGGCGGCACCGCCACCATGTTCGAGACGCGCAACCCGTGGCAGCGGGCCTGGGCGGAATACCAGTTCGGATCCAGTTCCATCGATTACGTGCGGCCGGCGGGATCGGGCGGCGAATCGCTGCTGCTGACCTACGGCCAGACCGGCCGCCGCAGCCGCGCCTGGTGGAACGGCATCCTCGATCAGTTCGGCGCCGCCGACGTGATCGTGCCCATCGCTGACCTTACCTGGCAATGGCCGGGCGGCCCGGTGGAGGGGCACTTCGTTGCCCGCTACGGCCCCGACAACCGCTTCTTGGGCGAATTTACCATGCGCGCGGATAGCGCGGCGCAGCTCCCCGCCATGCTGACGCGGGCTGTGGCGCGATTCGACCAGATATTCAGCGCCGCGCTTGCCGCAGGCACCCTTCGGCCCGATCCCACGCTGGCGCTGGAAAACATCGAGATCAGTCCGATCGTGCGCGCGGTGCTGGACGAGGCCGCCCGCGCCGAAAGCGAGGATCGCGAAGCCGCTGCCGAACGCACCCGCCAGCGCGACGTAGAACGTGAGGCCAGCACGCCCGAAACCGTGCCCACGCCAGAGCCGACGGCCGCCGTAAGCCAGGTCTTCGCGATCCAGATCGCCACGCCCGATGCCGCCGCCTATGACAACGCGCTGTCGCTGATTCGCGGCACGCCCGGCATAACCAGCGCGAATTACACCTCGACCGCGGTTGGCGGAAATTCGGTCATGCGCGTGTGGTATTCGGGCGAACTGGCAACGCTGGCCGATGCGCTGCGCTCGCGCGGGTGGAGCGTGAACGTGGGCCAGCAGGCGCTCGGCATCTCCCGCTAG
- the purM gene encoding phosphoribosylformylglycinamidine cyclo-ligase — MSDDKPSYTYEQAGVSIEAGNRLVKAIGPLVKATMRPGANGEIGGFGGFFDPRAAGYTDPLLVAGNDGVGTKLKLAIDSGRHDTVGIDLVAMCVNDLIVQGAEPLFFLDYFATGKLESGVAETVIAGIAEGCKMAGCALIGGETAEMPGMYAPGDYDLAGFCVGAVERGEQLTGERVAPGHVLLGLASSGVHSNGFSLVRRLAADRGWRMDRPALFDQDRLLIETLMEPTRIYVGSLLPVVRSGKVDALAHITGGGLLENIPRVLPQGARAVVDADSWMQPGLMAFLQAQGNIEPGEMARTFNCGLGMVLAVTPDNADAVTTALTDAGETVFRIGEIVAGQRGCTVTGSQGTWSAKGDWRADHDG; from the coding sequence ATGAGCGACGACAAGCCATCCTACACCTACGAACAGGCCGGGGTCTCGATCGAGGCCGGCAACCGGCTGGTGAAAGCCATCGGCCCGTTGGTCAAGGCCACCATGCGGCCCGGCGCAAACGGAGAGATCGGCGGCTTTGGCGGGTTCTTCGATCCGCGCGCCGCCGGTTACACCGATCCGCTGCTGGTGGCCGGCAACGACGGGGTAGGCACCAAGCTCAAGCTGGCCATCGACAGCGGTCGGCACGATACCGTCGGCATCGATCTTGTCGCCATGTGCGTCAACGACCTCATCGTGCAGGGCGCCGAACCGCTGTTCTTCCTCGATTACTTCGCCACCGGCAAGCTGGAGAGCGGCGTTGCCGAAACGGTGATCGCTGGCATTGCCGAGGGCTGCAAGATGGCGGGCTGCGCCTTGATCGGTGGCGAAACGGCGGAAATGCCGGGCATGTATGCGCCGGGCGACTACGATCTTGCGGGCTTCTGCGTCGGCGCGGTGGAGCGCGGCGAACAGCTGACGGGGGAGCGGGTGGCGCCGGGCCACGTGCTGCTGGGCCTCGCCAGTTCGGGCGTCCATTCCAACGGCTTCTCGCTGGTGCGGCGACTGGCGGCGGACAGGGGCTGGCGGATGGACCGTCCCGCCCTGTTCGATCAGGATCGCCTGCTGATCGAAACGCTGATGGAACCCACGCGGATCTACGTCGGAAGTCTGCTGCCCGTGGTCCGATCAGGCAAGGTGGACGCGCTGGCGCACATCACCGGGGGCGGTCTGCTGGAAAACATCCCTCGCGTCCTGCCGCAAGGCGCGCGCGCCGTGGTCGATGCGGACAGCTGGATGCAGCCCGGGCTGATGGCGTTCCTCCAGGCGCAGGGCAATATCGAACCCGGCGAAATGGCCCGCACCTTCAACTGCGGCCTGGGCATGGTGCTGGCGGTGACGCCGGACAATGCCGATGCCGTGACCACGGCCTTGACCGACGCCGGCGAGACGGTGTTCCGCATCGGCGAGATCGTCGCCGGCCAGCGCGGCTGCACCGTCACCGGATCGCAGGGAACGTGGAGCGCCAAGGGCGACTGGCGCGCCGATCACGATGGCTAG
- the purN gene encoding phosphoribosylglycinamide formyltransferase: MARAKVACLLSGNGTTMSALLFQSRLPGCPYEIVLVASNVPGAPGLQIAAAEGIATFAHDHRGMDRRAHEEVMDAALRQSGADTLALCGYMRVLTAEFVAGWEGRMVNTHPSLLPKYKGLDTHARAIAAGDSHGGCSVHVVTPELDGGPLLGQVAVAILPGDTADSLARRVILAEYQLYPRMLADFVSRESSPEWLLSRVRALALALPEVEERESHGAPGWRTGGKSGKFFAYFNDQHHGTQHIAVLVKTGGVDEVEGLVETAPESCFKPAYYGASGWVGLILNRPGVDWDDVAQWLARSWRMVAPARLTRLHDAADDF, translated from the coding sequence ATGGCTAGGGCAAAGGTCGCCTGCCTGCTGTCGGGCAACGGCACCACCATGTCGGCGCTGCTGTTCCAGTCGCGCCTGCCGGGTTGCCCATACGAGATCGTGCTGGTCGCCAGCAACGTGCCCGGCGCACCGGGCCTGCAGATCGCGGCGGCGGAAGGCATCGCGACGTTCGCTCACGATCATCGCGGCATGGACCGCCGGGCGCATGAAGAGGTAATGGATGCAGCCTTGCGCCAAAGCGGAGCGGATACCCTTGCGCTGTGCGGCTATATGCGCGTGCTGACCGCGGAATTCGTCGCCGGGTGGGAAGGCCGGATGGTGAATACCCATCCCAGCCTGCTGCCGAAATACAAGGGTTTGGACACGCACGCCCGCGCCATCGCCGCGGGCGATTCACATGGCGGCTGCTCGGTCCATGTCGTGACGCCGGAACTGGATGGCGGGCCATTGCTGGGGCAGGTGGCGGTGGCGATCCTGCCCGGCGACACCGCCGACAGCCTGGCGCGGCGCGTCATCCTGGCCGAGTATCAGCTCTACCCCCGGATGCTGGCCGATTTCGTCAGCCGTGAAAGTTCTCCCGAATGGCTGCTTTCCCGCGTGCGTGCGCTGGCGCTGGCCCTGCCCGAGGTGGAGGAGCGCGAAAGCCACGGTGCGCCCGGATGGCGGACGGGAGGCAAGAGCGGCAAGTTCTTTGCCTATTTCAACGACCAGCACCACGGCACCCAGCACATCGCCGTGCTGGTGAAGACCGGCGGCGTGGACGAGGTGGAAGGGCTGGTCGAAACCGCGCCCGAAAGCTGTTTCAAACCCGCCTATTATGGCGCCAGCGGATGGGTCGGCCTGATACTCAATCGCCCGGGCGTCGACTGGGATGACGTGGCGCAATGGTTGGCGCGCAGCTGGCGCATGGTCGCGCCCGCCCGCCTGACCCGGCTGCACGACGCCGCCGACGATTTCTGA
- a CDS encoding sulfotransferase family protein, whose product MPPPRPHPLTRSARVDRVIGWLETSWVRGWSPRPTLDPDELWAIAFRKHAPEHERTGRSEADIADFRLRLKRLCLAVRDEARLNALGETMAHGQLQRAITQRLELGALWSHRPALAQTRVAPPILVIGQMRSGTTRVHRLLGADPAHATTRFCDSWLPVPRRPDLRPAWSRLMLGLGNWLNPWMDMIHPVKPHKPDEELGWLAAALDHGAYEAQWHVPSYVAFSEGRDHTPVYAEFARIMRTDAAWHGNAHRPRVMKVPQFADNLPALLAAFPDARVVRTLRDPAEVARSAASLYANQMTVQSDTVDMDWVNAEVNRKIARREQVIDKALAQFAGPMSTARFTDLNENWEAEIARIYRDLSLPLTEAAMEAMRGEQDRTRSGDHRVHARQYAAFVKA is encoded by the coding sequence ATGCCACCGCCGCGCCCGCATCCGCTTACCCGTTCCGCGCGCGTCGACCGCGTCATCGGCTGGCTGGAGACCTCTTGGGTAAGGGGCTGGTCGCCCCGCCCCACGCTCGACCCAGACGAACTTTGGGCGATAGCCTTTCGCAAGCACGCGCCCGAACACGAGCGGACCGGCCGCAGCGAAGCCGATATCGCGGACTTTCGCCTGCGGCTGAAGCGGCTCTGCCTGGCAGTGCGGGATGAGGCACGGCTCAATGCGCTGGGCGAGACCATGGCGCACGGCCAGTTGCAGCGCGCCATCACCCAGCGCCTGGAACTTGGGGCGCTGTGGTCGCACCGGCCGGCGCTGGCGCAGACCCGGGTGGCACCGCCCATCCTGGTAATCGGCCAGATGCGCAGCGGCACCACCCGGGTCCACCGACTGCTGGGCGCCGATCCGGCCCATGCCACGACGCGGTTCTGCGACAGCTGGCTGCCGGTCCCCCGCCGCCCCGATCTGCGCCCCGCCTGGTCGCGGCTGATGCTCGGGCTCGGCAACTGGCTCAACCCGTGGATGGACATGATCCACCCGGTCAAGCCGCACAAACCGGACGAAGAACTGGGCTGGCTGGCCGCCGCCCTCGATCACGGGGCCTACGAGGCGCAGTGGCACGTGCCCTCCTACGTCGCCTTCAGCGAAGGGCGGGACCACACCCCGGTCTATGCCGAGTTTGCGCGGATCATGCGCACCGATGCAGCCTGGCACGGCAATGCGCACCGGCCGCGGGTGATGAAGGTGCCGCAGTTCGCCGACAACCTGCCCGCCCTGCTCGCCGCCTTTCCCGACGCGCGCGTGGTGCGCACGCTGCGCGATCCGGCCGAGGTCGCCCGCAGCGCGGCCTCGCTCTACGCCAACCAGATGACGGTCCAGTCGGACACGGTCGACATGGATTGGGTTAATGCCGAGGTGAACCGCAAGATCGCGCGGCGCGAACAGGTCATCGACAAGGCGCTGGCGCAATTCGCCGGGCCCATGTCCACGGCCCGCTTCACCGATCTGAACGAGAACTGGGAAGCGGAGATCGCCCGCATTTACCGCGATCTGTCGCTGCCTCTTACAGAGGCGGCGATGGAGGCGATGCGTGGCGAGCAGGACCGCACGAGATCGGGCGACCACCGCGTCCACGCCCGGCAATACGCGGCGTTTGTGAAGGCCTGA
- a CDS encoding nuclear transport factor 2 family protein, whose translation MRFWFPRPATRTVQTYINAMNARDVMAMVALMDEDVLLVDSSGREVRGREAARTIFSKLFAEARQFELRIDTFAHSGDQVLMTGKLISDHPAISDSRHFRARADDLHVHEWQSYGAHPVQSLARIMREPVNSRPVA comes from the coding sequence ATGCGTTTCTGGTTTCCACGCCCGGCGACACGAACCGTCCAAACCTACATCAACGCCATGAACGCGCGTGACGTGATGGCGATGGTCGCCCTGATGGACGAGGACGTGCTGCTCGTCGACAGCTCGGGCCGCGAGGTGCGCGGGCGCGAGGCGGCTCGCACCATTTTCAGCAAGCTGTTTGCCGAAGCGCGCCAGTTCGAACTGCGCATCGACACCTTTGCGCACAGCGGCGATCAGGTGCTGATGACGGGCAAGCTGATCAGCGACCACCCCGCCATCTCCGATTCGCGCCATTTTCGCGCACGGGCCGATGATCTGCACGTTCACGAATGGCAATCCTACGGCGCGCACCCGGTGCAATCGCTGGCGCGCATCATGCGCGAACCGGTGAACAGTCGCCCGGTCGCCTGA
- the ndk gene encoding nucleoside-diphosphate kinase, which translates to MAVTRTFSIIKPDATRRNLTGAVTKMLEDAGLRVVASKRIQMTREQAEGFYAVHKERPFFGELCDFMTSGPVVVQVLEGEDAVKRNRDVMGATNPADADEGTIRKTFAEGIEANSVHGSDSEENAAIEIDYFFDKNELVG; encoded by the coding sequence ATGGCGGTCACCCGCACCTTTTCCATCATCAAGCCCGATGCCACCCGCCGCAACCTGACCGGCGCGGTCACCAAGATGCTGGAGGATGCGGGCCTGCGCGTCGTCGCCTCCAAGCGCATCCAGATGACCCGCGAGCAGGCCGAAGGCTTCTATGCGGTTCACAAGGAACGCCCCTTCTTCGGCGAACTGTGCGACTTCATGACCAGCGGCCCGGTGGTCGTCCAGGTGCTCGAGGGCGAGGACGCCGTGAAGCGCAACCGCGACGTGATGGGCGCGACCAACCCCGCCGACGCCGATGAAGGCACGATCCGCAAGACCTTTGCCGAGGGCATCGAGGCGAACTCGGTCCACGGTTCGGACAGCGAAGAGAATGCTGCGATCGAGATCGACTACTTCTTCGACAAGAACGAACTGGTCGGCTGA
- a CDS encoding DUF2256 domain-containing protein has protein sequence MRKKADLPSKICATCGLPFTWRKKWERDWDNVRYCSDRCRGAKGSA, from the coding sequence ATGCGCAAGAAGGCGGACCTGCCGTCCAAGATCTGCGCAACCTGCGGCCTGCCGTTCACCTGGCGCAAGAAGTGGGAACGCGATTGGGATAACGTGCGCTACTGCTCCGACCGGTGCCGCGGCGCGAAGGGTTCGGCCTGA
- a CDS encoding leucyl aminopeptidase — translation MTPTFRTSSDSETPRLVARVVEQDKLPADLPRAVSEGAAASRFTGKAGQVFDGFHDADGKVQRLALAGAGKNDDARMASLEKAGGALTAKYLVSGETELGFDATGLSAEEVAAVLLGMRLRAWRWDEYRTKLRDEQKPTLKGVVVLNASEGAEAAWQDASALAAGVEFTRELVAEPPNVIYPDSFAERCKDRFADTGAKVRVLDEAEMEALGMGALLGVGQGSARDSRLLVIEWMGGADGDAPIAFVGKGVTFDTGGISLKPGAGMDEMKWDMGGAGAVAGAMLALVMRRAQANIVGVCGLVENMPDGNAIRPGDVLTSMNGQTIEVLNTDAEGRLVLCDALCWTQREYKPARIVDLATLTGAMVIALGSEHAGLFSNNDGLADDLLAAGKASGDKLWRFPLSPEYDKLIDSPIADMKNVGPRPAGSITAAQFLQRFIENDTPWAHLDIAGMAWADKAGATYDKGATGYGVRLLDRLVRDTAER, via the coding sequence ATGACCCCCACTTTCCGTACATCATCCGATTCTGAAACCCCGCGCCTCGTCGCGCGCGTCGTCGAACAGGACAAGTTGCCTGCCGACCTGCCGCGCGCGGTGAGCGAGGGCGCCGCCGCCTCGCGCTTCACCGGCAAGGCCGGCCAGGTTTTCGATGGCTTCCATGATGCTGACGGCAAGGTGCAGCGCCTGGCGCTGGCGGGCGCCGGCAAGAACGATGATGCGCGCATGGCGTCCTTGGAAAAGGCCGGTGGCGCGCTGACGGCGAAATATCTGGTCAGCGGGGAGACCGAGCTGGGCTTCGATGCGACGGGTCTCTCGGCGGAGGAGGTTGCTGCCGTCCTGCTGGGAATGCGGCTGCGCGCGTGGCGCTGGGATGAATATCGCACCAAGCTGCGCGACGAGCAGAAGCCGACGCTGAAGGGCGTGGTCGTGCTGAACGCGTCCGAGGGTGCGGAAGCCGCCTGGCAGGATGCGAGCGCGCTTGCGGCCGGCGTGGAGTTCACGCGTGAGCTGGTGGCCGAGCCGCCGAACGTGATCTATCCCGACAGCTTCGCCGAACGTTGCAAGGACCGCTTCGCCGACACCGGCGCAAAGGTCCGCGTGCTGGACGAGGCGGAGATGGAGGCGCTCGGCATGGGCGCGCTGCTCGGCGTGGGACAGGGCTCCGCGCGCGACAGCCGGCTGCTCGTCATCGAATGGATGGGCGGCGCTGACGGCGATGCCCCTATCGCCTTTGTCGGCAAGGGCGTGACCTTCGATACCGGCGGCATTTCCTTGAAGCCCGGCGCTGGCATGGACGAGATGAAATGGGACATGGGCGGTGCGGGCGCCGTGGCCGGGGCCATGCTGGCGCTCGTCATGCGAAGGGCACAGGCCAACATCGTCGGCGTCTGTGGCCTGGTGGAGAATATGCCCGATGGCAACGCGATCCGTCCGGGCGACGTGCTGACCAGCATGAACGGGCAGACGATCGAGGTGCTCAACACCGATGCCGAAGGGCGGCTGGTGCTGTGCGACGCGCTGTGCTGGACGCAGCGCGAATACAAGCCGGCGCGTATCGTCGACCTCGCCACGCTGACCGGTGCCATGGTTATCGCGCTGGGCAGCGAGCACGCTGGCCTGTTTTCCAACAACGATGGCCTGGCGGACGATCTGCTGGCGGCGGGCAAGGCGAGCGGCGACAAGCTTTGGCGCTTCCCGTTGTCACCCGAATACGACAAGCTGATCGACAGCCCGATCGCCGACATGAAGAACGTCGGCCCGCGCCCTGCCGGATCCATCACGGCGGCGCAGTTCCTGCAGCGGTTCATCGAGAACGACACGCCCTGGGCGCACCTCGACATTGCCGGCATGGCCTGGGCGGACAAGGCCGGTGCCACTTACGACAAGGGCGCGACCGGATACGGCGTGCGCCTGCTCGACCGGCTGGTGCGCGATACCGCGGAACGCTGA
- a CDS encoding LPS-assembly protein LptD, which produces MLPGQHFAPRYALPRSPGAIPLWGAAAAAMLLALSPADAFAQDGEAPGVDTAQELVADQPDPFEMDEEQEAEVVLDLDTRASPAIPERNAAGERQIGFEATELVYDQDSDTVTAGGNVILRSGDQSLRADAVTWNRQSGEIVATGAVRLVDEDGNQLFSDRLVLTDELEAGAMDNLLLAFRQGGRLAAANGQRTADGDILLERAAYSGCAVVDADGCDKTPSWRITAERVWYDAETDRIRFSGAYLELFGARLLPLPGLTIRADGSASSGFFVPDIGLTASNGIELTDSYYMRLAENRDLLLSGYLYTEAAPMVSAQYRHLTGTGAYQVTGYATYGSRIPLSDGFANSEKDFRGYLFANGRFQLDPNWTFTGSARLASDRTFLRRYDISREDRIRSVVQAERIDDNSYVSIAGWATQALLVSTPQGQVPLAAPLIDARYRLQDPLLGGTVELQANTLAITRGSGQDTQRAFARAQWDLRRLTNWGQLVTLTALVRGDVYHSDENDRSPTPSYRGLPGWQARGIATAAVDVQWPLVGAFAGGTQTLTPRLQLVASPAIRNLEIPNEDSRAIDLEDSNLFALNRFPGYDRVEDGVRLTYGADWQFTLPGWRVDATLGQSYRLSDEPTLFPDGTGLNEQFSDFVGRTQVRYEDFVKFTHRYRLDKDNFAVRRNEVDATVGSDRTYLELGYLRLNRDIDLNFEDLQDREELRLAGRVAFARYWSVFGSAVVNLTDRAEDLSLTSDGFDPLRTRLGVAYADDCLEFGFTWRRDYIRLADAQSGSSFRLYFALRNIGL; this is translated from the coding sequence ATGCTCCCCGGCCAGCACTTCGCGCCGCGCTACGCCCTGCCCCGCTCGCCGGGCGCGATCCCCCTGTGGGGCGCGGCGGCGGCCGCGATGCTCCTCGCCCTGTCGCCTGCCGACGCCTTTGCACAGGACGGCGAGGCGCCGGGTGTGGATACCGCGCAGGAACTGGTGGCCGACCAGCCCGACCCGTTCGAAATGGACGAGGAGCAGGAAGCCGAGGTCGTTCTCGACCTCGACACCCGCGCCTCTCCCGCGATTCCCGAGCGCAATGCGGCGGGCGAACGGCAGATCGGGTTCGAGGCGACTGAGCTCGTCTACGATCAGGACAGCGACACGGTCACGGCCGGCGGAAACGTGATCCTGCGCTCGGGTGACCAGTCGCTGCGCGCAGACGCGGTGACATGGAACCGCCAGAGCGGCGAGATCGTGGCCACCGGCGCGGTGCGGCTGGTGGACGAGGACGGCAACCAGCTGTTCAGCGACCGTCTGGTGCTGACCGACGAGCTGGAGGCAGGGGCGATGGACAACCTGCTCCTCGCCTTTCGCCAAGGTGGTCGCCTTGCCGCCGCCAACGGGCAGCGCACCGCCGATGGCGACATCCTGCTCGAACGTGCCGCCTATTCGGGCTGCGCGGTGGTGGATGCCGATGGCTGCGACAAGACGCCGAGCTGGCGCATTACCGCAGAGCGCGTGTGGTACGATGCAGAGACCGATCGCATCCGTTTTTCGGGCGCATACCTCGAACTGTTCGGCGCGCGGCTGCTGCCGCTTCCCGGCCTGACCATCCGTGCCGATGGCAGCGCCAGCTCGGGCTTCTTCGTGCCCGACATCGGCCTTACCGCGTCCAATGGCATCGAGCTGACCGACAGCTATTACATGCGTCTGGCCGAGAACCGCGACCTGTTGCTGTCTGGCTATCTCTACACCGAAGCGGCGCCCATGGTGTCGGCGCAGTATCGTCACCTGACCGGCACCGGCGCCTACCAGGTGACGGGTTATGCCACCTATGGCTCCCGCATTCCGCTGAGCGATGGTTTCGCCAATAGCGAGAAGGATTTTCGCGGCTACCTGTTTGCCAATGGCCGCTTCCAGCTCGATCCGAACTGGACCTTCACCGGCTCGGCTCGCCTGGCGAGCGATCGCACCTTCCTGCGTCGCTACGACATCAGCCGCGAGGACCGCATCCGCTCGGTCGTGCAGGCCGAACGCATCGACGACAACTCCTATGTCTCAATCGCCGGCTGGGCGACGCAGGCGCTGCTCGTCTCCACCCCGCAAGGGCAGGTGCCGCTGGCCGCGCCGCTGATCGATGCGCGCTATCGGCTCCAGGACCCGCTGCTTGGCGGCACCGTGGAATTGCAGGCCAACACACTGGCCATCACGCGTGGCAGCGGGCAGGATACGCAGCGCGCCTTTGCCCGCGCCCAGTGGGATCTGCGCCGGCTGACCAACTGGGGCCAGCTGGTCACGCTGACGGCATTGGTGCGCGGCGATGTGTATCATTCGGACGAGAACGACCGTTCGCCCACGCCCAGCTATCGCGGGTTGCCCGGCTGGCAGGCGCGCGGCATCGCCACTGCCGCGGTGGACGTGCAGTGGCCGCTGGTGGGGGCCTTCGCCGGGGGGACGCAGACGCTCACCCCGCGCCTGCAACTCGTGGCGTCGCCAGCGATCCGCAACCTGGAAATTCCCAATGAGGATTCGCGCGCCATCGACCTGGAGGATTCCAACCTCTTCGCGCTCAACCGCTTCCCCGGCTATGACCGGGTGGAAGACGGCGTGCGGCTGACCTACGGCGCGGACTGGCAATTCACCCTGCCCGGCTGGCGGGTGGATGCAACCTTGGGCCAGTCCTATCGCCTGAGCGACGAACCCACGCTGTTCCCCGACGGCACCGGCCTGAACGAGCAGTTCTCCGACTTCGTCGGCCGGACGCAGGTGCGTTACGAGGACTTCGTCAAGTTCACCCACCGTTACCGCCTCGACAAGGACAACTTCGCCGTTCGCCGCAACGAGGTGGACGCGACGGTGGGTTCGGACCGCACCTATCTCGAACTTGGCTACCTGCGCCTCAACCGCGACATCGACCTCAATTTCGAGGACTTGCAGGACCGCGAGGAACTGCGCCTTGCCGGACGCGTCGCCTTTGCGCGATACTGGTCGGTATTCGGCAGCGCCGTGGTCAACCTGACCGATCGGGCGGAGGATCTGTCGCTGACGTCCGACGGCTTCGATCCGCTGCGCACGCGTCTTGGGGTGGCCTATGCCGACGATTGCCTCGAATTCGGTTTCACCTGGCGGCGCGACTACATCCGCCTGGCCGATGCGCAGAGCGGCAGCAGCTTCCGGCTCTATTTTGCGCTGCGCAATATCGGCCTGTGA
- a CDS encoding peptidylprolyl isomerase: MGALAIAGAAQGQTTVTGSDAFNLPEDVSFVVTPTDPNIRRATARVNGNIITGTDVDHRVALILAAQEVAVPAEEVARLRLQVLRNLIDETLQVQEAAAQEMPVSDEEVEQSYARYAAEARGMSVSEMDAYLASIGSSPGSIKRQIRGELAWDRLLRRNVAPFVNVSEGEVTELWQRLQASRGTTEYRLGEIFLAATPANAEQVRANADQIIQQLRAGGSFVAYARQYSQASSAVQGGDLGWLQLAQLQQPTLEAAAQQMAPGQLVGPLEIPGGYSILLMIDQRTMGMADPRDAVLSLKQISLEFPAGMPAAEVERRAAEFLTAVQGMRGCGDADAAAAAIGASTVNNDAIQVRQLPEAFQSILLQLNVGQATPPFGELPQDIRVLMLCGRDDPGEVAGPTVADIMASLEEDRINRRAQRYRRDLRRDAVIEYN; encoded by the coding sequence ATGGGCGCGCTCGCCATTGCCGGCGCAGCGCAGGGACAGACGACCGTCACCGGCAGTGATGCGTTCAACCTGCCGGAGGATGTTTCGTTCGTCGTCACGCCCACCGATCCCAACATTCGCCGCGCCACCGCGCGGGTGAACGGCAACATCATCACCGGCACCGATGTCGATCATCGCGTTGCGCTGATCCTCGCCGCGCAGGAAGTGGCCGTGCCGGCTGAGGAAGTGGCCCGTCTGCGCCTCCAGGTCCTGCGCAACCTGATCGACGAGACGTTGCAGGTGCAGGAAGCCGCGGCGCAGGAGATGCCCGTGTCCGACGAGGAGGTAGAGCAGTCCTACGCCCGTTATGCCGCCGAGGCGCGCGGCATGAGCGTGAGCGAGATGGACGCCTATCTCGCCTCCATCGGCTCCAGCCCCGGGTCGATCAAGCGCCAGATTCGCGGCGAGCTTGCCTGGGACCGGCTGTTGCGCCGTAACGTCGCGCCCTTCGTGAACGTGTCCGAGGGCGAGGTTACCGAGTTGTGGCAGCGCCTCCAGGCGTCGCGCGGAACGACCGAGTACCGCCTGGGCGAAATCTTCCTTGCCGCAACCCCGGCTAATGCCGAACAGGTGCGCGCCAACGCCGACCAGATCATTCAGCAACTGCGTGCCGGCGGCAGTTTCGTCGCCTATGCCCGTCAGTATTCGCAGGCATCCAGCGCGGTGCAGGGCGGCGACCTTGGCTGGCTGCAGCTGGCCCAGTTGCAGCAGCCCACTCTTGAAGCAGCGGCGCAACAGATGGCGCCGGGACAGCTCGTCGGTCCGCTGGAAATTCCGGGCGGCTATTCCATCCTGCTGATGATCGACCAGCGCACCATGGGCATGGCCGATCCGCGCGACGCGGTGCTCAGCCTCAAGCAGATCTCGCTGGAATTTCCTGCCGGAATGCCTGCGGCCGAGGTAGAACGCCGGGCCGCCGAGTTTCTCACCGCCGTCCAGGGGATGCGCGGATGTGGCGATGCCGATGCCGCCGCCGCCGCGATCGGTGCCTCCACGGTGAACAACGATGCGATCCAGGTGCGCCAGTTGCCCGAGGCGTTCCAGTCCATCCTGCTCCAGCTCAACGTGGGGCAGGCCACGCCGCCGTTCGGCGAATTGCCGCAGGATATCCGGGTGCTCATGCTGTGCGGCCGTGACGATCCGGGCGAAGTTGCCGGACCTACCGTGGCTGACATCATGGCCTCGCTGGAAGAAGACCGCATCAACCGCCGCGCCCAGCGTTATCGCCGCGACCTGCGCCGTGACGCGGTGATCGAATACAACTGA